One window from the genome of Nicotiana sylvestris chromosome 9, ASM39365v2, whole genome shotgun sequence encodes:
- the LOC138877452 gene encoding uncharacterized protein yields MDTESISFKDKLLANEMDNNISLDSPSPHQSPMDIHYDLENKTYPQTPPQDQKVSVPITIEDKQRIYYPWRHSVINKLQRKRIPHDILKKKLTDLWKPSEPFPLIDLGEDYYIVYFNKEENMTNAIQTGPWFIYGRFLSVQRWVPNFVASQATQSFTAIWIRLPQLPIEFYDRVILQKKGSTIGRLLKIDACTSAALRGRYARLCVELLLNKPVTPFIFIGSHKQYIHYKGDNLLCTNCGHLGHSIKQCTQATSTQTQDEHKKEIPKHRTGKERQEEIWKTVSFNKGKRWSSMNTTSKSPRKHQDSGINVNIFEAKSSKFLSSQKFVHKRKNINS; encoded by the coding sequence ATGGATACTGAATCCATTTCCTTTAAGGACAAACTACTAGCCAATGAAATGGACAATAACATCTCACTAGACTCACCCTCTCCACATCAATCCCCTATGGACATACATTATGACCTTGAGAACAAAACCTACCCACAGACTCCTCCACAAGATCAAAAAGTTTCAGTACCTATCACCATAGAAGATAAGCAAAGGATCTATTACCCGTGGAGGCATTCTGTAATAaacaaactacaaagaaaaagaatCCCTCATGATATACTAAAAAAGAAACTAACGGACCTATGGAAACCTAGTGAACCTTTTCCATTAATTGATCTTGGAGAAGATTATTATATTGTCTATttcaataaagaagaaaatatgacAAATGCCATCCAAACAGGACCATGGTTTATCTATGGACGCTTTCTTTCTGTCCAGCGTTGGGTCCCTAATTTTGTGGCATCTCAAGCCACCCAATCTTTCACTGCAATTTGGATCAGACTACCTCAACTTCCCATAGAATTCTACGATAGAGTGATCCTCCAAAAAAAGGGCAGCACAATAGGTAGACTACTGAAAATTGATGCTTGCACATCAGCAGCACTCCGAGGAAGATATGCTCGTCTTTGTGTTGAACTTTTATTAAACAAACCAGTAACTCCTTTCATTTTCATTGGTTCCCACAAACAATATATTCACTACAAGGGAGACAACCTATTATGTACAAACTGTGGTCACTTAGGTCACTCAATAAAACAGTGTACCCAAGCAACATCTACTCAAACACAAGATGAGCACAAAAAGGAGATACCAAAACACAGAACTGGGAAAGAGAGGCAGGAAGAGATTTGGAAAACTGTCTCGTTCAACAAAGGGAAAAGATGGAGTTCTATGAATACTACTTCAAAATCACCAAGAAAACATCAAGATTCAGGTATTAACGTTAATATTTTTGAGGCAAAGTCAAGTAAATTTCTATCTTCCCAGAAATTTGTGCACAAACGTAAAAATATAAATTCATAA